The Streptomyces sp. ICC1 DNA window AGCTTGTCGATCCAGCCCCCGATGAGCCGGGACACCTGGCCGACCGGCAGCGGCGCGTCAGCCGACGTATTCAGACCCATGCACGCAGGCTAACCGCCCGAACTGACACCGGCGTCGGGCCCGGCGCCCCGATCCCCCGCGCGTCGCCCGCGCTGGGCCACCAGCACCCCCAGGCCCGCCAGCAGCCACACCGCCCCCACCAGCTGCGCCTCCCACGAGGCCTCGACGATCACGGCGACCGTCACGGCGGCGCCGAGCACCGGGACCAGCAGGTGCTTGAACCAGTTCGGGGTGCCGCCCCGCCGCTTGACGACGAACCAGCCGACCACCGAGGCGTGCAGCAGCGTGAAGGCCACCAGCGCCCCGACGTCGACCACCGAGACCAGGTGGTCGAGGCCGTCGTCGCGCCGGGCCGCCCACACGGCCGCGACCAGCGTGACCGTCGCGGCCACCAGCAGGGCCGGGCGCGGCGTGCCGTGCGAGGTGCGGGCGAGCACGCGCGGCAGCCGCCCCTCGCGGGCCATCGCGAACAGCAGCCGGCCGGCCGCGGCCTGCCCCGCCAGCGCCGCGAAGGCGGCCCCGATCGCCTTGCTGACGGCGACCAGGTCGTGCAGCCAGGTCCCCACGGAGGCCTCGACCGCGTTGTAGAAGGCCGGCCCCTGCTTCGCCGGGTCCGCCGCCAGCTCCGCGGCGGACTCGGGGGTCAGCAGGGCCGCCAGATAGGTCTGGGCGATGAACAGCACTCCGGTCAGCGCCAGGCAGAACAGCACCGCCCGGGCCACCTTCGCGCTGCCTCCCGTCACTTCCTCGGCGAAGGAGGCGATGGCGTCGAAGCCCAGGTAGGACAGGACCGCCACCGAGACCGCGCCGAGCACGGCGGCCGTCGAGAAGCCGCCGAGCGAGCCGTCGCCGGTGAACGGGGAGAGCCAGCCGCGCCGCGCCCCGCCCTGGGCCAGTACGGTCACGGCGGCGACCAGGAACACCAGCAGGACCACGATCTCCAGGGCCAGCACGGCGAAGCCCACGCGGGCCGCGGCCCGTACGCCCCACAGGTTGAGCAGGGTGGTCACCACGACCGCCAGGGCCGTCCACACCCACCGGGACACCTCCGGGACCAGGGCGTTCATGGCGATCCCGGAGAACAGGTAGGCGACCGCGGGGATCAGCAGGTAGTCGAGCATCGCCATCCAGCCGGCGATCAGCCCGGGCCCCTCGCCCAGGCCCTTGCGGGCGTAGGTGAAGACCGAGCCGGCCTGCGGGGCGACGCGCACCATCTGGGCGTAGGAGAAGGCCGTGAAGGCCATCGCCACCGTCGCGACGAGGTAGACGAGGGCGATGGCGCCGTGCGACTTGGCGTCCAGGGTCCCGAAGACGCCGACCGGGGCCATGGGGGCGATGAAGAGCAGCCCGTAGACGACCAGATCGCGGAATCCCAGGCTCCGCCGCAGCGCCGAGCCGGGCGCCCCCGGCGTACCGGGCGGGCCGTCCGGGCGGGGCGTCGTACGGGGATCCATCGCGGACACCATCGCTCCTCCGGGGTGGGCCGGTACGGACGTTCGACCCAGTCTGCGTCGAACGGGGGACGTCCGGCCTCCTGGAGACCCCCGTACGATGGAGCGCATGACTGCTGCCGCCCCCGCTCCCGCATCCCGCCGCGTCCTGCTCGCCGCCCCGCGCGGCTACTGCGCGGGCGTGGACCGAGCCGTGATCGCTGTCGAGAAGGCCCTCGAGCAGTACGGTGCGCCGGTCTACGTCCGGCACGAGATCGTGCACAACAAGTACGTCGTCCAGACCCTGGAGAAGAAGGGCGCCATCTTCGTCGAGCGGACGGAGGAGGTGCCCGAGGGCTCCATCGTGATGTTCTCCGCGCACGGCGTGGCCCCCGTGGTGCACGAGGAGGCGGCGCGCGGCAAGCTCGCGACGATCGACGCGACCTGCCCGCTGGTCACCAAGGTGCACAAGGAAGCCATCCGCTACGCGAACGAGGACTACGACATCCTCCTCATCGGCCACGAGGGCCACGAGGAGGTCATCGGCACCTCCGGCGAGGCCCCGGACCACATCACCCTCGTGGACGGCCCCGAGGACGTGGCGAAGGTCCAGGTCAGGGACGAGTCGAAGGTCGTCTGGCTGTCGCAGACCACGCTTTCGGTCGACGAGACGATGCAGACGGTCGACGCGCTGAAGACCAAGTTCCCGCTGCTCGTCTCGCCGCCCAGCGACGACATCTGCTACGCCACCTCGAACCGCCAGGAGGCGGTCAAGGTGATGGGCGCGGACTCCGACCTGGTCATCGTCGTCGGCTCCAAGAACTCCTCGAACTCCATCCGGCTGGTCGAGGTCGCCCTCGACGCGGGCGCGAAGGCCTCGTACCTCGTGGACTTCGCGAGCGAGATCGACGAGGCCTGGCTCGAGGGCGTCACCACCGTCGGTCTGACCTCGGGCGCCTCGGTGCCGGAGGTGCTGGTCGAGGAGGTCCTGGAGTGGCTCGCGCAGCGCGGCTACGCGGACGTCGAGCTCGTCAAGACGGCCGAGGAGTCGATCGTCTTCTCGCTGCCGAAGGAACTGCGCCGCGACCTGCGCGCCGAGGCCGCGGAGCTCGCCGCACGGAAGTAGCCCCGGCGCGGGCCGGGCGGGCCGCCGGGTCGTTTCGTACGGTGTGTGCATGCAGATCTTCGGCGTGGACATCGGCGGTTCCGGGATCAAGGGCGCTCCCGTGGACCTGGACCGTGGCGACCTGGCGCAGGAGCGCCACAAAGTACTGACACCGCAGCCGGCCACCCCCGACGGGGTGGCCGGCTGCGTCGTCGAGGTGGTGCGCCACTTCGACTGGGACGGCCCGGTGGGGGTGACCTTCCCCGGGGTGGTCACGGGCGGGGTGACCCGGTCGGCGGCCAACATGGACAAGGCCTGGGTCGGCGTCGACACGGCGGCCCTGCTCTCGGAGCGGCTGGACGGCCGGCCCGTCACGGTCCTCAACGACGCGGACGCGGCCGGGGTCGCGGAGATGGCCTACGGGGCGGGGCGCGGGGTCGGCGGCACCGTCATCCTGCTCACGCTGGGCACGGGCATCGGCAGCGCGCTCTTCACGGACGGGCGGCTGGTGGCCAACACCGAGCTGGGGCACCTGGAGCTGAGGGGGCACGACGCGGAGACGCGGGCCTCGGTGAAGGCGAAGGAGGACGGGGACCTGACCTGGGAGCGCTGGGCGCACCGGGTGGGCAAGTACCTGGCGCACGTGGAGATGCTGTTCTCCCCGGACCTGTTCATCATCGGCGGCGGCGTGAGCCGCAAGCCGGAGAAGTTCCTGCCGCTGATCGAGGGCGTCCGGGCGCGGATCGTCCCGGCGGAGCTGCAGAACAACGCGGGGATCGTGGGAGCGGCGATGGCGGCGCGGACGGCGTCGAAGGCGACGTAGGGCCTGGGCGGCGGGGCCTGGCGACGCAGGGCCGCCTGGCGACGTAGGGCCGCCTGGCGACGTAGGGGCCTAGGCGACGCGGCGGGGCATGCGCCGCCTGCCGATGAGCACGGCCTTGCGCACCACGACGATCAGGGCGGCGACGAGCGTCCCGGCGTACAGCCAGCCGGCGTGCAGGGACAGCGCGGACACCAGCCCCATCACCTCGCCCGCGAAGCCGCCGGAGCCGCCCGACACGGGCCACACTCCGGCGGCGAAGGCGATCGGGGCGGTGATCGGCGCGGTGATCAGGTCGGCGGGCCGCACCCACAGGGCGGTGGCGGCCGCCACCGGCAGGAAGAGCAGCCCGTAGGCGAAGAGCGAGGCATCGAAGAGCAGCCAGTCGAAGCCGCCGACCAGGAACATCGCGGCGCAGGCGAAGAGGCCGCCGCCGAGTCCGGTGAGCCGGGGCCGCGGCAGCCGGCGTACCGTCGGCCGCCCGGGGGCCGCTGCCTCCGGGGCCTTGGCGGCCCGCTCCGCTGGGTGACGTACCGTACGCGCCTTGTATCGCTCCACCCCACAAAACTAGGCGGGGGGCCGCCGATAGCGTGCCCGGACACGCGTACATCCGGGCGCCCTCATCGGAAAGTAAACTGTCCGATGGCCCACTCCGGGCCGCCGCCCCCCTCCAGCTACGGGAAGTCGCCAACGTGTCGCTCACGATCGGAATCGTCGGCCTGCCGAATGTCGGCAAGTCGACCCTGTTCAACGCCCTGACCAAGAACGACGTGCTGGCGGCCAACTACCCGTTCGCCACCATCGAGCCGAACGTCGGCGTCGTCGGTGTCCCGGACGTGCGTCTGGCCGTCCTGGCCGGCATCTTCGGCTCGCAGAAGCTCATCCCGGCGACGGTCGACTTCGTCGACATCGCGGGCATCGTGCGCGGTGCGTCGGAAGGCGAGGGCCTCGGCAACAAGTTCCTCGCGAACATCCGCGAGTCGGACGCGATCTGCCAGGTCATCCGCGCCTTCCAGGACGAGAACGTCGTCCACGTCGACGGCAAGGTCTCGCCGAAGGACGACATCGAGACGATCAACACCGAGCTGATCCTCGCGGACCTCCAGTCCATCGAGAAGGCGGTGCCGCGCCTGACGAAGGAGTCCCGCCTCCAGAAGGAGAAGGTCGCGGTCCTCGCGGCCGTGGAGAAGGCCCAGAAGATCCTCGAAGCGGGCGACACCCTCTTCTCGCACGGCATCTCCAAGGGCACGGAGCAGGGCGACCTCCTGCACGAGCTCCACCTCCTCACGGTCAAGCCGTTCCTCTACGTCTTCAACGTGGACGAGGACGAGCTGACGGACGACGCCTTCAAGGCCGCGCAGAGCGCGCTGGTGGCCCCGGCCGAGGCGATCTTCCTGAACGCCAAGCTGGAGGCGGAGCTCATCGAGCTCGACGACGACGAGGCCCTCGAGCTCCTCCAGTCGGTCGGCCAGGAAGAGCCCGGCATGGCCACCCTGGGCCGCGTCGGCTTCGCGACCCTGGGCCTGCAGACCTACCTGACGGCCGGCCCGAAGGAAACCCGCGCCTGGACGATCAAGAAGGGCGCCACCGCCCCCGAGGCGGCCGGCGTGATCCACACGGACTTCCAGCGCGGCTTCATCAAGGCCGAGATCATCTCCTTCGCGGACCTGGTCGAATGCGGCTCGGTCGCCGAGGCCCGCTCCAAGGGCAAGGCCCGCATGGAGGGCAAGGACTACGTCATGCAGGACGGCGACGTGGTGGAGTTCCGCTTCAACGTGTGATCGAGTCGCCGCTGCAAGCTAGGTGATTGTCGAGCTTGCAGGTCGGAAGGGGTCGGACTCCGATGAGTCCGACCCCTTCCGCATTTCAGCCGCTTCGGGGCTGCGTGAGCTTGTCGAGGTCCAGGCTGACCTGGAAGGGCACCAGGCGTTGGAGGGTGCCCCGGAAGATCCCGGCGAGGAGCTTTACTGTGCGATCGCGATGGGCGGACTCGGGGGAGACGACCTCGATGACGAGCTGGACGTCCTCCGGTGCGAACCAGGTGCGGTCACCGTCGAAGTCGGCCCGGTCCGGGGGCGCGGCCAGTGGCCGGGTTTGGGGCCGGCCGGGCCCGCGGTGACGGTCAGCGGGCCAGGGGCCGTGCACGGTCGTCGGCGGGCTCGCCGCGGCCTTCGGCCGCTTTCCCGCGGGGCGGTCGGGCCCTGGTCAGATCGTGACCGGGCCGTGGGCGGTGGCGAACTCGACCGAGACCAGGCCCGGTTCCTCATCCTCGACCCAGGTGACGTCGATCTGGTCGAGGGGGTGGTCGGCCGGTTCGCCGAGGAATTCGGCGATGGAGGCGGCGTCGCCGGCGATGGAGACCCCGTGGATGGTGCTGGAGGTGCGCGGGTCGGCGCTCGGGCGCTCCTCGATGGGGACCGACCACTGAAGGAAGTAGGGCAGTTGCGGGTCCTCCAGCAGTTCCAGGAGGCCGATCTGCTTCCACCTCAGGTCGAACCCGTCGGGACGGACACGATGGCCCTCGGCCGAGGTGCGGCCGAGGCGGGCCTCGACCGGGGCGATGTCGTCGACGGAGACCACCCAGCCGAGCCAGCCGCCGCCCTCGGCGGCGCGGCGCGCGACCGCCTGGCCGAAGGGTGCGCGGTCGGCGGCGGGGTGGTCGAGTGTGGTGACGACCTCGACGTAGGTGCCGCCGCTCAGCGGGAGAATGAAATTGCGGGTGCCGAATCGTGGGTGCACGCCCCCGTCGACGAACCCGGCGCCGAGCGCCGATCCGATCCACTGGACGGTCGAGACGAAGCTGTCGCGGGCCACCGCATAGGACACGTGATCAAGTCGCACGGCGCCATCATCACCCGACAACCCGCACAAATCCCGACGCCACGCCCGCCGTCCCGGCCGCGTCCGCCGTGGATTCAGCCGTGGAGCGGATCGATCATCGTCATCCCGGCGGGGAGGCCCGGTCGAAGCCAGGCAGCAGCGCTGCCGCCTCGTCGAGGCCCACGACTGCCCCAGGCGGGCGGTGAGCGGGGGTGTGACCGGGGTGCGGGCGCCGAGTTCGGTCAGGGCTCAGCGGATGCCGACGGGCTCGCTCCAGTCCGGTGGGGTCGCCCGTTCCAGGCAGGCGCGGTCGGCGCGGCGCGGCGCGGCGCGGCGCAGGGATTCGACCGCGCCGTCGATCTCCAGGTTCCCCAGGGCGACCGCCGCCCATTCCCTGACGGTGGGCTCGTCGTCCTCCAGGAGGGCGATGAGGGCGGGGCCGTAGCGTGGGTCGGCCACCTCCTCGAAGACCTCGATGGCGGTCAGTCGGCCGAAGCGGCCCAGGGCGGGCGGCCCGTCGGCGATCGCGAGGGTCGCGCCCCCGCCGATGGCCACCAGCCGCGCGCGGGCGCCGTACGAGGCGTCGTCGTCACCGTCGAGCTGTTGGACGAGTGCCTCGATGGACGGGGAACGTCATGACGCTGCCGGTTGGTCGCGGCGCCAGAAGGTGGGGAGCCACCAGCAGAGCACCGAGCGGTCATCGGGCCACGGGGCGCGGTCCTCGGCTTCCCAGTCCTCGAAGGAGTCGCGCGTCAGGTCGATGGGGCGCCAGGCAGGATCGAGCGGCTCGTCCTCGGCCGGAGGGCGGACGTACTGCCGGCCGTGCTGGTCGCAGGCGCCGAAGTCCTGGTAGTTGAGCTGGGCCTCGATCAGGGAGATCTTGTTCGCTCCGCCGTCCATGGTCGGCCAGCGGAACTGGACCCCGTCGTCCTCCCAGGAGCAGACGGGGCAGATCTCGTAGGAGCCGGGCACGGCGTCGAGCACGCGGTGTCCGCAGCAGGGGCAGGGACAGGGGTAGCGGTGGCTCACCTGCGCAGTCTTGTTTACGGTCCGGCCGGAGTGCCATGGATTTCCGTGCCTCGGCACACCCGGCCAGTCCGCAGGACACTCGTAAACAGCCATCGGGAGCCACCGCACGTTAACGGACAAATGGCTGTTCAGGGCCCTGTGCGGGGCACCGCCGCAGGGCAGGGGCGGGGCGCAGGCATTCGGTCCCTGACGTGGCAAACATGCAGGTCAGGACGGGTTGCGCTCTGTCGAGTCCGACCCCTTCGTCGTGACCGTGCTGGATTGGTGCCGGATATTCTGACGTGGGGTCAGCGGCAATCAGGTCTCGTAGACGGTGGACCGGTGTCCCACGTGAACGATCCAGACCACCAGCTCTCCGTTGTCGATCGTGTAGACGACGCGGTAGTCGCCGACGCGCAGACGGCGGCGCTCGGGCTGGGACACGAGGGCGGTGGTGTTGAAGCCGAGGGGGTCGGTCTCCAGTTCGGTCAGCTTGGCCAGGATGCGCAGCGCCGTGTCGCGGGGGATCTTCCGAAGCTCGGCCTGTGCCTCGGGGCGGAAGACGGTTCGGTACTCACTCACCGCGTGCCAGCGTCTCCCTCATGATGTCCTCGATCGGGATGCCGGGCGCGGGGTTGGCCATGCGCTCGTCGATGATCCGGTTGATCTCGCGCTCTTCCCATTCCTGGTACTTGCGCAGCACCGCGATGGAGACGACGGCGGCCACTTCCTTGCCCCGGCGCGTGATCACCGTGGGTACGTCGTCACGGTCGGCGCGCTCCACGACCTCGGCCAGGTGTGCGCGTACGTCGCGGATGGACTCTATGGGTAGCGGCTGCGTCATGCGCACAAGCGTACCGAGTGTCCCATGTGTACACAACGTCTGGGGATCTGTGCCGGCCCATCGATGGTGCTGGAGAGGTGCCTACCGTGCTGGATCTGTGCTGGATGCGATCACTGGGAGCCGCGTTTTTTGCAGGTGGGAGCCCTGCACTCGATGTTCCGCTTCAACGTCTGACGCGTGACGTGCCCACGGGGCCCGGTTCTTCGGAGTCGGGCCCCGTGGGCTTACCTGCTTGCCGGATCAGCTTTCGTCCTCGTCCTTGTCTTCGCCAGCGCCAGTGCCGTCGCCCTGGTCGGGCGTCGGGAGGAGGGTTCGTCTGATCTCGTCGGCGGCCTCGTACAGCTCGGCCATCTCCAAGCTCATCACGACACGGTTCACGAGCACCGTGTACTCGTCCATGTCCGGCTTCACGCCCACCGCCGCCAGCAGCAGAACCAGCCGGTCTGCGGCCCCGACCTCCGCCTCGCGGTCGAGCGGCCCTGCTCCCGGGCCGGGGTCGTCCCACAGCGGGCGACCGCCGACGGCCGCTTCGCTCCGCGCGCCCACGGGTGGGACGAGCAGGTGACGGAAGAGTTCGGGCACCTCCTCGTCGTTGGCGGCCGCGGCGATCTGGGCGAGCGGTCCGATCATGTCGACCGCCTTCTCGATCTCGTTCTCGTGCCGGGCGAGCCACCAGACCACCGCACTGCCCGCGCTCTGGAGCACGTCGTCACCGAGGTAGCGCCGCTTGTTGCGTTCGTGTTGGCGCTCGTGCTCCCAGATCTCCTCGTCCTTGCGCAGGTCACTCAGCTTCCGCAGGCGCTCGCGGTCGGCGGGGGCGAGCGTCAGCGTCGCTTCGGCCGCCATGGCCATCACCCGTCCGTTCCGGTCGGGGAGCGGGACGCTCAGCTCTCCTTCCAGGAAGAACCGCGCGAAGCTCGCCCGGCCCGGCTGCTCGCGACGGACGATCTCCAGGGCCCGGCTGACGACCGCGGACACGGCGAGAGCCGGGGAGGCGCCGTCGGACCGGCCGGTGTGGTCGGGGACCGGCCGCCACCACACGGTGGCCGAGAAGAGGAAGTCGTAGCCGTCCACGGCGCTCGGCAGCGCCGCGTCGATCACCCGCGTCTCCTGGTACGGCTGCTCCGTGGGCGCTAAGGGCGGCGCGGGCTCCCCGGTCCGGGACGGATCGGCGGGCGGGTGGCCGCCCCCGAGGAACGTCAGCGCGAGCAGCAGCGAGCCCGAGGTCGTGCCCATGGACATGAAGCCCCACAGCCACGCCGACCAATGCAGGAGGTTGCCGAGCACAGCCGGTGCGAGGCCGCAGAGAGCGACGAGCAGCAGGCTGGGAGAGCGGAGTCTCATCGTGCCTCTTCCGTGGTCCGTGGTTCGTTGCCCGCACGCTGAGTACGGTCGGCGCGGGCGTACTGCGCCTGGTCGATGTGCTGCCACAAGCGGGCGGCGGCGGCCGTCCGGACCGGGTCGCGTGCCGCGCCCGCCCAGTCGCAGGCGATGGCATAGAGGCGGTGGAGGGCGATCGTGCGGCCGTGCGTCGCCCCGACCATCAACTCCAGCGCCATCTCTCGCGTACGGTCGCCCGCCACGGTGTCGAGCCAGCTCTTCACCAGTGGGTCCCAGAGCTTCGTCGGCGGCTGGGAGAACACCGTCTCCCAGCCCAGGAACAGGACCGGCCACCGTGGCGGGTCCGGTACCCGATCGCTTCTCAACAGCTCGGTGAGGAGCCGAAGAGGGGGCTCGGCCGCGCGGGACTCCCGGCGCGCCGGAACCCGTAGACGGTCGATCAGCAACCGGTACAGCCGGCGGTCGTTTCCGACGAGCCCGAAGAGCGCCTCCCCCGCCGCGCGGGCCGCCTCCCCTTCCCGTACGGCGAGGTGCCGCAGCCGCACCACGGCCTGATCGGGGTGGGTCGAGGCGAGACTCTGGACGCACGCGGCGGTCAGGGCGCGGACGAGACCGTCCGACAAGGAGGTGGAGTGCACGCAGTCGTACATCCGCCTGCGGAACCAGACCCCGAACCCCTCGTGGCTGAGGCCGAGTTCGAGGGCCGCAACGGCTCGCGGGTCGCTGGACGCCCCGGCCGCACCGTTCGCCCACAGGGCCGCGAGGTCGAAGAGGTCGTCGGGTCGCCCGGCGGCCAGCGATCGCTCGCCGAAGCGGACGACGACGTTCACCCGGTCGTCGGTGGTCAGACCGGGAAGCCCGGCGGCCACGCCGATCCATTCGGCGAGCTTGTCGCGCAGTCCGGGGAAGTTCGTCCAGAAGTACGTCCGTACCGCTTCGGCGTAGGCCAGTTGCTCGAAGCGGATCCGTCCGTCCGGGCCCCGATCGATCCCGAGGGCCGTCAACCGCTGCCCGAAATCCATCCGCGCGAGCTCGGTGGCCGCCTCTTCCTCGTGACCCACCGTCTTCAGCAGGCCGCGCCACGCCTCGTGGACGGTGTCGGCGTGCGCTTCCTCGAACACCGCCGCCGCGAGCAGCAGGGCCCGCTCGGGCGCGGTACTGGCCGCGGTCACTCGCTCGCGCACCTCGGTGGCGCGCCCGGTCACCGCGCTCAGGGCCTGGTCGAGCCAGCTTGTGAAGTCGGTGCCGAACCGGCCGCTGTCGCGAGCGGTCCTCACCAGGCCCGCCAGCCGGGCCAGTTCGCGCATGGGGGAGCGGTCGCACAGGAACCGGAGGTCGGGGCGCTCCAGGTCCGCGGGTCGGAAGGACATCAGGTCCATCCGGAGGTACCCGTTGATGACGGCGATGCCCCGGGGGCGTTCCAGCGTCACCGTGTGCGGTGCGAGCTCCGGTGGATGGGCGTGCATCATGCCCGAGGGCAGGACGACGACCAAGTGGGCCCCGGCCTCCTGGACCTGTGACCGGAGCCTGGCCAAGCGGTGCTGGGCCTCGGCGTACGCCTCCTCATCGGCGATCCGGGAGAGGTCGAGGAGGAAGAGGTCCCCCGCACCGGGGGCAGCAGGTTCCGCGTCCGCGTCCGCGTCCGCGTCCGCGTCCCCGTCCCCGTCCCCGTCCGTGGGCTTGTCCGGGGTGGGAAGCTCCTCGAACCGGACGTCTTCCCCTTCGGTGTCGCCGTCCTCACCGAGCTCGTGCAGCAGCATGATCGCCGCGGCGCGACGGCCGGTGCCGGGCTGGGCGTCGAGCAGCACCACCGAGCCGGGTTTCTCCAGGCGGTCGGCGGCGACGCGGTAGTTCACCGGCGGGGCGAACCGGTCGGCCAGATACAACCGGTCTTCGCGGACGATCCGCAGGGGTTCCGCAGTTCTGCGGATCTTCCGGGCAGCTCGGGCGCCGTAGATGACGTACTGGGGCCCCGGGCCGTTGTTCACCGGGCCACGCGCATCGTTGACGGTGACGCGGTCCTGCGCGGTCATCGTTGGTCGTCCGAGGGCCGGCGTTCGCGCTCGAAGCGCTGGTGGACCGTACCGCTGTTGTCGCCCGCGGTGAACTGCACCCCGGTGTTGTCGCCCTCGAAGTGGGGGGCGTTGTACTGGGGCCCCGGACCGGTGTTCACCGGCCCCTGCGGCTCGTTGACGAAGGTGCCGAGGTCGCCGTTGAGGTTTCCGATGCCGCCGCGCACGCGTTGCTCGACGTCGCGCGCCCGCATCCTGGTGTGCCCCGCGTCCTTGGCCGACCCCTTGCGGGACTTCGTTTCCGCCCTGTCGCGCGCCGCGGGGGCGTCGCGGTCCGCCTCACCCAGCTTGGGCAGCTGCCGGGCCAGGCGGTCGCCGAGCACCGCCAGGTCCGCGTCGCTGTTGCGGTGGTCGAAGCGCTTGTACTGGCAGTCCGCCAGCTCACGCAGGTCTTCCGGGAGGCCGGCGCGGTCGATCCGCGTGGTCCTCCCGACGAGCACGGGGATGACCACGACTCCGCGGTCGAGCACGGTCCGGATCTCGCGGCGGGTCCAGTCCTGCTCGGCTTCGATGGCGGGGCGGCCGTCGGGCCCCAGGACCTTCGCCCAGCGCGGGCCGATCACCGCGATGAGCGCGTCGCACTTCTCCACCGCCCCGTCCAGTTCCGCCGGGAAGCGGTGTCCGAGCTCGATCGAACTGCTGGCGAAGAAGATGTGCTCGCGGCCGAACCGCCGGACGAGCTCCCGGGCGATCAGGGTCGCGGCGGATTCCTCGTCGCCTGTGCGGTAGTTGATGAAGACGTCGGACATGCCGAATCCCTTCGTCAGAGGAACAGAGGGTGGAGATGGGGGCCTCGTGGTGGCATGGCGCAGCCATCGGAGGCGTACGGAGGAGGGCGCGCCGCCCGGCGGGTCACTGGGCGCGGGCAGCCTGAACGCAGGTCCCGACGGACCGGGAGCGGGGATCCGGCGAGCCGGGCGGCTCGAGCCGGTGTCGGTCGTGGAGCGGCTGTCAGTCGTGCGCGGGGGCGAGTACGCGTGCCAGCGCGGGCTGCAGATCACGTACGGCGCGGTTGCTCCGGAACCTGGAGAGTTCCCGTGCGAGACGCCGGACGTCGCTGTTTACGGTCGCCGACGGAACGGCCGGCATGACGCCGAGCAGCTCCGCGGCGATCGTGCACGCGTGCTCGACCTCTCCGGAAGCGGCATGGGCCAGGGACCTGCGGAAGCCGTACCGGGCGCGGGTGCGCAGCGCGTGCGGCGGGAGGCGGCGGTACTCCTGGTCGAGCACCTCGGCGGCGGCCTTGGGGCGGCCGAGGTCGTGCAGGCACCAGCCGGTCGACATCGCCGCCGGATCGCTCACATGGGAGGTGCCGATCACGGGCTCGGCGCCGTTGCGGGCGTCGTCGCTGCCGAGCAGTTCCCGCGCCCTGTCGAGGCTGCGGAGGCAGTCGACTTCGTTGCCGACGAGCGCGTGCCCCTGGGCCTCCCGTTGGGCCGCGAGTCCCCGGATGCGCGGCGGGAGTTCGCTGCTCTGGGCGCGGCGGGCCAGGGCGACGGTGCCGGCGGCGTCCCCGCCGTACATCGTGACCAGGGCGCGTCGCACCAGTGCGTAGGAACCGAGGTACGGGTCGCCCCCGGCGCGCGCCAGTTCGGTGGCCTCGCCCGTCCAGCCGAGTGCCGCGTCACCGTCCCCGGCCTCCTGGGCCATCCAGCCGGTGAACTCCGCGAACCGCGAGGCGAGCAGGAGCGCGGGGGCCCGAGAGGCGGACCGGGAGTCGGCGGCAAGTCCGGCGATCATGCGGGTCTGTGTCTCCAAGAGGGGCAGCAGGACCTTGGGCGCGGTGGACTGGCCGAGCTTCCGCAGCTGGTCGAACTGCATGCGGAAGGAGGGCAGGAGGGGGTCGTCGGTGGTTGAAACCGCCTGACCGCCGAGTTTGAGGCCGAGGTCGATCAGCGCTCCCGTACCCGCCGAGAGGACCGCCCGGCGCCCGACGAGCCAGCGGCTCGGACCGGCGGGGGATTCGGTGGTGCCCGAGCCCGAGCCCGAGCCCGAGCCCGTCTCGGGACGGGTGACCAGGAGCTGCAGCTCGCCGTCCGCGCCGAGGAAGGCGTCGCACCGCCGGGCCAGTTCGGGGGACGCGGAACGCTCCCCGCGCTCGACCTTGCTGAGGTGCCCCTTGTCGTAGTTGAGCGCCACGGAGAACTCGGTCAGAGTCAGCCCCGCTTCTACTCGTAAACGGCGAAGTTCCGGGCCGAAACGTAAAGTCGTGCTCATCGTCAACCTCCCCTTGAACAGTGACCGCGAGAGCCGTCCGCCCTCACGGGGAGCCGCCATCCGACGATCGCCGGGCGACACGAACCCGACGGCGAACACCCGCTGTGACGACGCCGTTTCGCTTCGCATTCGAGAGCGAGTCTGGCACGACGCGAGCCTGGAGAATCGGGGTTCGGCGGGGTTGCCCGTTGCCTCTTTCGTTCTCCCTTGTTCCCCGTCCGTTCCTTGGAGTGACCGAGGTCGAGCGTGATCGGGACAAAAGTGATCGGGAA harbors:
- a CDS encoding HEAT repeat domain-containing protein, with translation MAIGGGATLAIADGPPALGRFGRLTAIEVFEEVADPRYGPALIALLEDDEPTVREWAAVALGNLEIDGAVESLRRAAPRRADRACLERATPPDWSEPVGIR
- a CDS encoding CPCC family cysteine-rich protein produces the protein MSHRYPCPCPCCGHRVLDAVPGSYEICPVCSWEDDGVQFRWPTMDGGANKISLIEAQLNYQDFGACDQHGRQYVRPPAEDEPLDPAWRPIDLTRDSFEDWEAEDRAPWPDDRSVLCWWLPTFWRRDQPAAS
- a CDS encoding type II toxin-antitoxin system RelE/ParE family toxin, which produces MSEYRTVFRPEAQAELRKIPRDTALRILAKLTELETDPLGFNTTALVSQPERRRLRVGDYRVVYTIDNGELVVWIVHVGHRSTVYET
- a CDS encoding type II toxin-antitoxin system Phd/YefM family antitoxin, which translates into the protein MTQPLPIESIRDVRAHLAEVVERADRDDVPTVITRRGKEVAAVVSIAVLRKYQEWEEREINRIIDERMANPAPGIPIEDIMRETLARGE
- a CDS encoding toll/interleukin-1 receptor domain-containing protein, with amino-acid sequence MSDVFINYRTGDEESAATLIARELVRRFGREHIFFASSSIELGHRFPAELDGAVEKCDALIAVIGPRWAKVLGPDGRPAIEAEQDWTRREIRTVLDRGVVVIPVLVGRTTRIDRAGLPEDLRELADCQYKRFDHRNSDADLAVLGDRLARQLPKLGEADRDAPAARDRAETKSRKGSAKDAGHTRMRARDVEQRVRGGIGNLNGDLGTFVNEPQGPVNTGPGPQYNAPHFEGDNTGVQFTAGDNSGTVHQRFERERRPSDDQR
- a CDS encoding helix-turn-helix transcriptional regulator, giving the protein MSTTLRFGPELRRLRVEAGLTLTEFSVALNYDKGHLSKVERGERSASPELARRCDAFLGADGELQLLVTRPETGSGSGSGSGTTESPAGPSRWLVGRRAVLSAGTGALIDLGLKLGGQAVSTTDDPLLPSFRMQFDQLRKLGQSTAPKVLLPLLETQTRMIAGLAADSRSASRAPALLLASRFAEFTGWMAQEAGDGDAALGWTGEATELARAGGDPYLGSYALVRRALVTMYGGDAAGTVALARRAQSSELPPRIRGLAAQREAQGHALVGNEVDCLRSLDRARELLGSDDARNGAEPVIGTSHVSDPAAMSTGWCLHDLGRPKAAAEVLDQEYRRLPPHALRTRARYGFRRSLAHAASGEVEHACTIAAELLGVMPAVPSATVNSDVRRLARELSRFRSNRAVRDLQPALARVLAPAHD